ATTGGAGTATGCATGAGGGCTCAAATGGGGTTGTACATGGAGGGCGATCGCACCACTGTAGTACATGAACAGTGTGCAAAAAACGCTCGCCAAGGATAACAACAATAAGGCATAGAAAGTGCACTGCCATTAATACTAGCGCAAGGAAGGAACAGGGAGATATACAAAAACATATAGGCATCGCATAGGTACAGCAGGCATAATAAAAAGAACAGGAATCACTAGATATCGGTGACACATAGTATTTTCACTGTGCACAGGTTACCATTGATAAATAATATATCATACACAGGTGTGTGTAGACAAAACTACAATGATAATCATGATGCTATAAAGCGGTGTGATTAAGGCACATAATTAAAagaacaaagcaaaaaatactgtaacagaggagaaatatgaagtcagccatataaaaaaaaaaaaaatatatatatttcttgattaaatccagattttagctgataccagccacattaaattcaagatttaaaccaaatggctgtagggatttcagtgtgtagatccatttgagttccttcttccttaatatcgcatccctgtcaccccctctccgtaaagggcccacactgtcaataactctaaagcgaagctggttaacagaatgccccgcctccacgaagtgtttcgcaacgggcttatccatgttgCGTATGGTACTCTTGTGTTTGTTAATACGTTCTCTAATCTCCATAGTGGTCTAGAGACCACTATGGAGATTAGAGAACGTATTAACAAACACaagagtaccatacgcaagatgaacatggataagcccgttgcgaaacacttcgtggaggcggggcactctgttaaccagcttcgctttagagttattgacagtgtgggccctttacggagagggggtgacagggatgcgatattaaggaagaaggaactcaaatggatctacacactgaaatccctacagccatttggtttaaatcttgaatttaatgtggctggtatcagctaaaatctggatttaatcaagaaatatttttttttttttttttttatatggctgacttcatatttctcctctgttacagtattttttgctttgttctTTTAATTATGTGCCTTAATCACACCGCTTTATAGCATCATGATTATCATTGTAGTTTTGTCTACACACACCTGTGTATGATATATTATTTATCAATGGTAACCTGTGCACAGTGAAAGTACTATGTGTCACCAATATCTAGTGATTCTTGTTCTCTTTATTATGCCTGCTGTACCTATGTGATGCCCATGTGTTTTTGCATGTCTCCCTGTTCCTTCCTTGCGCTAGTATTGATGGCAGTGCGCTTTCTATGCCCCATTTGAGTCCCTCATGCATACTCCAATCCGtaacgccaggtgggagtggccttgtgacgttagtcggccgccgcctgatgatgTAAGTTGTCCGGCGTGGACTATGCATTCGGATTCACTTGGGCACGTCATACTGCGCGCCGCCGCGTGGTGGcgcatgcgatgacgtatgcagacatgcgcactgccgaTCATGGGACGCTGGAGGGACGGAGGAGCCATGTATATGATGGCCTCACATAGGTATGTTTTTCTACAGCTGGCTAATCTATTTCAGCATgttggtccccattgatttcatacacaggtgtgttatacataattttgaatcttattggctgcttagcggtgtgggtgggcctgtcatgtgctacttataggctgtgattttaacttgttaacatgcttgacaaaggctactcctagccgaaacgttgctgcaaactactttttatatgccttgttgtgaggagtgttcctgaataaagaagttttctggcgagacgctgctgtggccctccattctttttacatgccattggaccgctttggatctgcgttcccctgcccagctgctgcGTATTCACCATTTCTGCTCTTCATAAGCcgtttgtgttgctgctcctgaaccaatttattttccctattctgagtataggtcattaatattcttctcctggtaaacccctttaaaataaattgTATCACATACACATTACTGAATTTCTATGTGATAGAAACATGACAGATCATCTCTTTTGTTCTTCAACAGTGGTTTCAGAAACAGCTTTCAAAATGGAGTAAATTATGTCGGCAACATGTTTAGTCCGTGGAAGAGTGGGCTCCATAAACGCTTGTATGAAGACTCAGAGGGCTTGCGCAAGCTGATACGTAGAGAACTGCACGAGATCCAAAGGAGGATTTACCCTTATATCGATGACGCCCACCAAAGGATAAGCCAGAACCTAGAGCAAGTCCAGAACCGCTTGGTGCCTTACACGGATGAGCTGAAATACCACATGCAGTGGGGAGCACAAGAGCTCAAGGCGCAGTTCAGTCTGAAAAAGGTTCATATGAGCAACGGGATACCACACAAGCTAGCGGAAAACTTACAAGACCAAATCGTATTGCAGACGGAGAAGGTTAAAAAACTGATGCTACCACTGGGTGATAAACTATTGGCAGAGATCCATCATGCCGTTGAAGAACTCCATGGAAACCTATCTCCTCATGCTCTGACCTCGCAGGAAAAGTTGAACGCTCAGGTCCAAGAACTTTCTCGTAAACTGACTCAGAACGCAAACAATCTGCATAAGAAAATCCATAAAAACTTGGATGCACTGAAAGAACAGCTCGTGACGTATCCCCAAACTTTTAGAGACAGGTTTCCAGGCAGTCAGTCTGATGAACCGGTAGCGCCCTACGTGGAAGAGATGACCGCTCAGGTGTACAAAGAAGTAGAGGAGTTTCAGAGGAATACTCAGATGCAGATTGAACACTTTACCCATACTATTAACATGGAAATGGAGGAGATGAAGTACAAATTGTCTCCAGCAGCAACAGACCTGCATGACACAGTGACTTCAATAGAGAACATACAGGAGAAACTGGAGTCCTTGTGGACAGAGATATCTCAGAACTTAAAATAGTCTGACATGAACTCCGGGTCTATTGACAAAAATCGGGAAATGATACAATGTGAATCCATTGGAAGAAAATGAAAGCACTTACCTTAAATTTCCACTTGGactttaatatactgtatatactgttctGTTTTCCATATGTGATATGTGGGACATCTCCAGCTCTCAGGACCAAAAAAGAAGTTTGTGTAAAATGCTAGGAAATGTTCCTGCACTGCATTTTCCTTATATCAtattattaaaggagttttctgggagaAAAATATTGAAGATCTATCCTCGGGatggggatcagtgggggtcagactcttAGCACCCCCACCGATAAGATGTTTCAAGAGGCCGCAGTGCTCTGGTCAGCAACACAGCTTCTTCCTAGGttagtgacgtcacattcatcgttTAGGTGGCCTACAGTAGGTGCAGCTtagtcctgttcaagtgaatgacCATGggcagcaataccaagcacggccactatacaatgtatggtgctgtgcttggtatgctgtgaggagaacACAGCGCTCATTggatggcctcttcaaacaattGATTGGAAGCGGTATCAGGAGTTGAAACCCATTGATCccatactgatggtctatcctcccACCATGCTCACTGATTAACCATTTAAAGAGGCCATGCATGTTCCAGTGAGAGTAGGTCATCAGAACTGTACACCTGGAAAGCCCTTTTCATGTTGGCCAAACATGTCAACTTCAGTGGGACTGGCAACCCTATAATAGGCCAACCCTATAATATGGCAGATATTGGGAGAGAGAAGGATCAAGTAGTTGGGCTTTAACATGCCCAACCCTTTTCTTCTAAGGGAAGGTTATCCACCACCTAAGGTATCTGGCAGTGGATTCCTGCCCTTgccccattcagaacacatgcattcTCTGCTGGGCCGAAAGTGCATGTGCATGGGGaaatcaggagagatagctgttggctgaatgaaCGTTTGGTcaagattattgaaggtgtaaaGTATGGACAGCCTCTATGACCATGCTGTCTTCAAGCAACCTGCACTATGGTCATTGTTGTTTAAAGTAGACATTTCCTTTAAATTGTAATATCTTTGTTAATAAAGATTTCTATCTGGGTGTGTACTCATGCTAACCAACCAGGCATTTTGTTGGGTTATTTTTGAATAAAAGTAAATCCCTCCTGGAAATATAGTCAAAAGAATGAATAGCCGCTTAGAGAGAGCTTTAACCTACAGTCTCCACTATCAAGGATGTAGCTAAAAGAAGCTGGGTCCCACAGGAAATTTTTGAACTCCCCCTCCAAGCAATTTTCTTGCAAATCCCCTCTGACAGCAAGTTGAGACCACCCACACTCGCCATACAACCCCTCCACCCactcagtagttatgtcccctgtGCTTGTACACAGTAGTAAAATGCAGTTAGTGCATTACCTTACCTTGTGACCAGCTACAATCTGGTCTCTGATCTCACCACTTGACTTAACAGCTTCCCTACCGATGTATGACTATATACATTGGAGCAGAGCGGGCACCATAGCCGCTGGAAGCAATAAATAATTTaagccctcagatgctgtggtcatttGTGACCATGCCATCTGAAGTGGCTTTCTCTCTCAGGATAACTTGCGTGGAGATCGGGGAAGCCGTTCCTTCTCTGTAATAGCATTGGTTTTTCTGTAGAATCCAAGACTATTACagctgcaggggcgtagctatagggggtgcagaggtagcagtcgctaccgggcccaggagcctgaggggccccaaagacccttgtaccacatgagaagacacctgttttatagaacgtgcatgctggtcaagttacacccctGGCTagagggaaggtgttaggtcaagaatttgg
The Bufo gargarizans isolate SCDJY-AF-19 chromosome 2, ASM1485885v1, whole genome shotgun sequence genome window above contains:
- the APOA5 gene encoding apolipoprotein A-V — translated: MASGEILCLLLIVGSIGCQAHPTRNGFWDYFSQVTTEKNEQSLPKNLATEVSGFRNSFQNGVNYVGNMFSPWKSGLHKRLYEDSEGLRKLIRRELHEIQRRIYPYIDDAHQRISQNLEQVQNRLVPYTDELKYHMQWGAQELKAQFSLKKVHMSNGIPHKLAENLQDQIVLQTEKVKKLMLPLGDKLLAEIHHAVEELHGNLSPHALTSQEKLNAQVQELSRKLTQNANNLHKKIHKNLDALKEQLVTYPQTFRDRFPGSQSDEPVAPYVEEMTAQVYKEVEEFQRNTQMQIEHFTHTINMEMEEMKYKLSPAATDLHDTVTSIENIQEKLESLWTEISQNLK